The Pochonia chlamydosporia 170 chromosome 1, whole genome shotgun sequence genome window below encodes:
- a CDS encoding apoptosis antagonizing transcription factor domain-containing protein, whose product MAKAKGRAKAFQDPDEVLAKDYDPESNAPESAHGSGTDVSEDENLGTEHYVTVGKSKLRQKENVSLGPEYRGSRVSRSALDDESDDDEELEESEEDDEEGFDDPDTADLEADTAEASDSEIDSDDALGESDAERFKDYSFRGSSKPAKAKGKAGRAKAADFMSDEEEDAESDEDEDMDDGLDALVDGGDDSEDLDDDDEEDDEEGSEDDDDEDEDEDEEEDESAKTGTARPNMSALSNRADVDKGVAIQKQRKIYDGLLNLRIRLQKAIVAANSFPTIESDVDAESEPYEAAEEAAIKLLNTISSLRESIGAPARTGEKRKRELVASMSNEDIWEQLQCEDNGATSFREERLEKWSKKVQSVNMTRQNGISQRNKTLIDALQEQLTVPDNRLVKRTRVPRSCAPAQLAKKATDDEYIYDDADFYQLLLKELVDQRTVEGTADHAAAVPTVMVTATKEAKLRKQVDRKASKGRKMRFTVHEKLQNFMAPEDRRGWEQGAIDRFFGTLFGRKMELNEDESDDDEMDGVDADEEGLRLFRN is encoded by the exons atggccaaagcaaaaggTCGCGCCAAGGCGTTCCAAGACCCGGACGAGGTTCTTGCAAAGG ACTACGATCCGGAATCAAATGCACCCGAGAGCGCCCATGGCAGCGGCACCGATGTCAGCGAGGATGAGAACCTGGGTACCGAACACTACGTTACTGTTGGAAAGAGCAAATTGcgacaaaaagaaaacgtcTCTCTTGGACCTGAATATAGAGGCTCTCGGGTTAGTCGGTCTGCTTTGGACGATGagagcgacgacgacgaagagtTAGAAGAGAgtgaggaagacgatgaggagggtTTTGACGACCCTGATACCGCTGATCTGGAGGCCGATACAGCCGAGGCCAGCGATTCGGAGATTGACAGCGACGATGCTCTAGGAGAGTCGGACGCCGAAAGGTTCAAAGATTATTCCTTCCGAGGTAGCTCCAAGCCTGCGaaggccaagggcaaggcgGGTAGAGCGAAGGCTGCAGATTTTATGTccgatgaggaggaggacgcTGAAtctgacgaagatgaggatatgGATGATGGGCTTGATGCTCTGGTGGATGGCGGAGACGACTCTGAAGACttggatgacgatgatgaggaggacgatgaggagggtagtgaagatgatgacgatgaagatgaagacgaagatgaagaggaggatgagtCGGCCAAAACTGGCACAGCAAGACCAAACATGTCTGCTTTGTCCAATCGAGCTGATGTGGACAAGGGCGTTGCAATTCAAAAGCAACGCAAAATTTATGACGGGTTGCTCAATCTGCGTATTCGACTGCAGAAGGCCATCGTTGCGGCCAACTCATTCCCTACCATAGAATCGGACGTCGACGCGGAATCTGAGCCATACGAAGCTGCGGAAGAGGCTGCTATCAAGCTATTAAACACTATCAGCAGCTTGCGCGAAAGCATTGGAGCGCCAGCGAGAACTGGCGAGAAGCGGAAACGTGAGTTAGtggcgtccatgtcgaacGAGGATATCTGGGAGCAGCTTCAATGCGAAGACAATGGCGCAACTAGCTTCCGCGAGGAGAGACTAGAGAAGTGGTCTAAGAAAGTGCAAAGCGTCAACATGACAAGGCAAAACGGAATCAGCCAAAGGAACAAAACCCTCATCGATGCCCTTCAAGAGCAATTGACTGTCCCGGATAACAGACTCGTCAAACGAACACGAGTGCCAAGATCTTGCGCGCCGGCCCAACTGGCTAAGAAGGCTACGGATGACGAGTATATTTACGACGATGCTGATTTTTACCAGCTGCTGCTCAAGGAGCTCGTTGATCAGCGAACTGTAGAGGGCACCGCAGACCACGCCGCTGCGGTTCCAACAGTAATGGTCACTGCGACCAAGGAAGCTAAGTTGCGCAAGCAAGTCGATCGCAAGGCTAGCAAGGGCCGAAAGATGCGATTCACAGTTCacgagaagctgcagaaCTTTATGGCCCCTGAGGACAGGAGAGGTTGGGAACAGGGGGCAATCGATCGATTCTTTGGAACTTTGTTCGGCAGGAAGATGGAGCTGAATGAGGATGAGagtgatgacgacgagaTGGATGGAgtggatgctgatgaggaggGATTGAGGCTGTTTAGAAATTGA
- a CDS encoding fungal specific transcription factor domain-containing protein (similar to Verticillium alfalfae VaMs.102 XP_003000772.1), with translation MEQIETQASDLRYLAQAPVALSDTASVSYDTPRPGPHASPSGSASYGDNSAAVAAVSASNANKRKSIDDGSAAQKQTRSKRNRYISIACNECKRRKIKCNGETPCQRCGNLNLACLYAPNCCSNSFKDSDEFKSVTNQLNRLQEEVNWLNQTLKTLQADQNRLAAPSTDRILNGASNSALTQSPAQSSTSIPRPDLSHVKAGAFRGPTSMAYSLDVANTTIANMGYRGIDETDDQDQQGSDVVVQLSPNNTGFDPLLEFDKDEMVRLCRFHEDEIGIMYPVLNIQTVIAHAKNIAPFLDSLRSQQSSTGPINDEKTLQLKMVICCALVTESHGHSDKAARLFESMEAVVNKKLMSDASDVANLPLLCLLAGYRFLSCDEVLAWRVIGQVVRLCLEAGIHQRRGLMKIQDDTERRNALNSFWSAYVLDRRWAFGTGLPYSVQDDEIDPRLPHPDEYPFLVAMITYSRLGAKVWRQVSHFGPVLARELRQEEIDSLDQEILQWYETVPDEVKVRNWDKEKQMTSTPSYNLQRLRIWTYLRLNQIRIWLYTPILHSATSIMQHPGQAQRVVDLAKDTIQYLNHLNSTTNLYRRSQVFYHQFLASAIAVVFLASVHAPVRFSAVCREEFYLALDLVKDLSAKSWVSKRLWRTIRSLKDVAPRFGLNPDDDAHSNAALGMIGLARGHMDGPSVSQSPFPNLAIPQSHQPLEQSTDQNGKKIQSELSRIFEGYVGLNGFQFGDDQVPQHNDLTTPDSAGSMFTPDGTVFPHLREMF, from the exons ATGGAGCAGATTGAGACACAGGCGTCGGATTTGCGCTACCTGGCACAAGCTCCTGTCGCTTTGAGCGATACGGCCAGCGTATCATACGATACACCACGGCCTGGGCCGCACGCCAGTCCCTCTGGTTCCGCTTCATACGGAGACAATtccgctgctgttgctgctgtgtcCGCATCGAATGCCAATAAGAGAAAGTCGATTGATGATGGATCTGCCGCCCAGAAACAGACGAGGAGTAAAAGGAATCGT TATATTTCCATTGCATG TAACGAGTGCAAGAGAAGAAAAATCAAGTGCAATGGAGAGACACCTTGTCAACGATGTGGCAATCTCAACCTGGCGTGCTTATACGCCCCGAACTGCTGCTCGAATAGCTTCAAGGACTCAGATGAGTTCAAAAGCGTTACGAACCAGCTCAATCGGTTGCAGGAAGAAGTGAACTGGCTGAACCAGACCCTCAAGACGTTACAGGCCGACCAAAATCGTCTTGCGGCGCCGTCAACAGATCGCATACTAAATGGTGCGTCGAATTCGGCGCTCACACAGTCTCCGGCACAGAGTTCAACATCGAtacccagaccagacctgtcGCACGTCAAAGCAGGTGCATTCCGTGGCCCTACCAGCATGGCCTATAGTTTGGACGTCGCAAACACTACCATCGCCAACATGGGATATCGGGGTATCGATGAGACCGACGaccaagatcaacaaggAAGCGACGTTGTCGTGCAACTGAGTCCTAACAACACCGGTTTTGATCCCTTATTGGAATTCGATAAAGACGAGATGGTTCGGCTATGTCGATTCCACGAAGATGAGATTGGTATAATGTACCCAGTTCTCAACATCCAAACTGTCATAGCCCATGCGAAGAATATTGCCCCGTTTTTGGACTCTCTGCGTAGCCAGCAGAGTTCCACAGGGCCCATAAACGATGAGAAGACGTTGCAGCTTAAAATGGTTATCTGCTGTGCCCTTGTCACAGAGTCCCATGGTCATAGCGACAAGGCTGCCCGACTCTTTGAGAGTATGGAGGCGGTGGTCAACAAAAAGCTTATGTCTGATGCCAGCGATGTGGCCAACTTGCCACTTTTGTGTCTACTCGCTGGTTATAGGTTTCTCTCTTGTGACGAGGTTCTGGCGTGGAGGGTAATTGGTCAGGTTGTCAGACTGTGCCTTGAGGCAGGCATCCATCAAAGGAGAGGTTTGATGAAGATCCAGGATGACACGGAGAGGCGGAATGCtctcaacagcttctggtCTGCCTATGTCCTTGATAGAAGGTGGGCATTTGGTACCGGACTCCCTTACTCTGTTCAAGATGACGAGATTGACCCAAGGTTACCGCATCCC GACGAGTATCCTTTCCTTGTCGCCATGATTACATACTCTCGGCTTGGCGCAAAGGTGTGGCGCCAAGTGTCACATTTTGGACCAGTATTGGCCCGCGAGCTTCGTCAAGAAGAGATTGATAGTCTCGATCAGGAGATACTCCAGTGGTACGAAACGGTACCCGACGAAGTCAAGGTGCGAAATTGGGATaaggagaagcagatgaCGTCGACGCCATCCTACAATCTGCAACGTCTAAGAATTTGGACATACTTGAGACTCAATCAG ATTCGTATCTGGCTCTATACCCCCATTTTGCACAGCGCGACAAGTATTATGCAACATCCCGGCCAAGCACAACGTGTTGTCGACCTTGCGAAGGACACCATCCAGTATTTGAACCATTTgaacagcaccaccaacctgTATCGACGATCCCAAGTTTTCTACCACCAGTTCCTTGCGTCGGCCATAGCGGTAGTCTTTCTAGCTTCAGTACATGCGCCAGTTCGATTCAGCGCTGTTTGTAGAGAAGAATTCTACCTTGCTCTTGACTTGGTCAAGGACCTCTCGGCAAAGAGCTGGGTTTCCAAGCGGTTATGGCGCACAATCAGGTCTCTCAAGGATGTAGCGCCACGATTCGGCCTGAATCCCGACGATGACGCCCATTCGAATGCTGCACTTGGAATGATTGGGCTTGCCAGGGGTCACATGGACGGCCCATCCGTTTCCCAGTCTCCGTTCCCCAATTTAGCCATCCCCCAAAGTCATCAGCCCCTGGAGCAGTCAACGGACCAAAATGGTAAAAAGATCCAAAGCGAACTATCTCGGATATTCGAGGGCTATGTTGGTCTAAATGGGTTCCAATTTGGGGATGACCAAGTTCCGCAACACAACGATCtcacaacaccagactctgcGGGAAGCATGTTTACCCCTGATGGAACTGTATTCCCACATCTGAGAGAGATGTTTTAG
- a CDS encoding cytosolic Fe-S cluster assembling factor NBP35 (similar to Metarhizium acridum CQMa 102 XP_007811086.1), which translates to MRQTTARLFQSLRPLYHENPLGLPRSGTPPTWQKRPQRRKITGVDKVIAVSSAKGGVGKSTVAANLSLAFARLGLRAGILDTDIFGPSIPTLFDLSGEPRLSKNNQLVPLTNYGVKTMSMGYLVGENAPVVWRGPMVMKAIQQLLHEVEWGGLDVLVLDLPPGTGDTQLTITQQVILDGSIIVTTPHTLATKDAVKGINMFKTVDVNILGLVQNMSLFKCPHCHGETNVFGSNERVEKLCKEHGIDFLGDIPLHPNIGDDAERGKPTVVAEPSSERATAFLQVAQKVLPKVGLKTG; encoded by the exons ATGCGGCAAACAACCGCACGCTTATTCCAGTCCCTTCGCCCACTGTATCATGAAAATCCCCTA GGCCTACCGCGATCCGGTACTccaccaacatggcaaaaACGCCCTCAACGGCGCAAAATAACCGGCGTTGACAAGGTCATCGCTGTGTCCTCCGCCAAGGGCGGCGTTGGAAAGAGCACAGTGGCAG CTAACTTGTCACTTGCGTTCGCCAGGTTAGGCTTACGAGCAGGTATTTTGGACACAGATATATTTGGACCGTCGATCCCGACACTCTTCGATTTATCTGGAGAGCCGAGATTATCCAAGA ACAACCAGCTTGTTCCTCTCACAAACTATGGCGTCAAAACCATGTCCATGGGCTATCTTGTTGGCGAGAATGCGCCTGTCGTGTGGCGGGGaccaatggtgatgaaggccattcaacaacttcttcacGAGGTAGAATGGGGCGGTTTGGACGTTCTGGTTCTTGACTTACCGCCTGGAACTGGTGATACGCAGCTGACAATTACCCAACAAGTCATTTTGGATG GCTCTATCATTGTTACTACGCCTCATACTTTGGCTACAAAAGACGCCGTCAAAGGTATCAACATGTTCAAAACTGTGGACGTGAATATTCTGGGCTTGGTTCAAAACATGTCATTGTTCAAATGTCCTCATTGTCATGGTGAGACCAACGTATTTGGATCGAATGAGCGGGTGGAGAAACTGTGCAAGGAGCACGGGATAGATTTCTTGGGCGATAttcctctccatccaaaCATCGGGGACGACGCGGAGAGAGGGAAGCCTACGGTGGTGGCTGAGCCGTCGAGTGAAAGGGCGACAGCTTTTCTACAAGTTGCTCAAAAGGTCTTGCCAAAAGTTGGACTGAAGACGGGTTAG
- a CDS encoding kinase domain-containing protein, with product MATKIEPPTTFPPPVGWNPQQPFFSLDISHPQEPGGTSTVHVSCRNTHFFINVSSADWADSPHLIAEYQFLQIILKRLVLGRYGMSDFFAWACRPLLPTFAEINTTAEAASRCTVREKLFPETRVYDLKSRSGELVAEPSDSPAPPLPQQYGVEFSEDEYAGVPTYLLDEVYTENGLETLVLGDGTTVFCKMLQSIIADSHKRELRSYRKMHAAKFDDAVRVPQLLGLLKDNKNTVYGFLLSKPENEMASLANRLGRSPPPDLRKKWDEQITTTLEALHAAGISWGDAKPHNVIIDADDDAYLVEFGNVEFTDWVPSEFAGTPEGDLVGLQRMKVVLHYYGEDMYGDGTVNIEDHGECFFE from the coding sequence atggctACCAAGATTGAGCCTCCGACCACCTTTCCTCCACCTGTTGGTTGGAATCCTCAACAGCCATTTTTCTCGCTCGACATCTCTCATCCACAAGAACCCGGGGGCACATCAACAGTACATGTGTCATGTCGGAACACACATTTCTTTATAAATGTATCGTCGGCCGACTGGGCCGACTCACCGCATCTTATTGCAGAATATCAATTCTTGCAAATTATACTCAAAAGACTCGTCCTTGGCCGCTATGGCATGAGTGACTTTTTCGCCTGGGCATGTCGACCTCTTTTACCGACATTCGCCGAGATTAACACCACGGCGGAAGCAGCATCTCGATGCACGGTTCGGGAGAAATTATTCCCAGAAACGAGAGTATATGACTTGAAGAGCCGATCTGGCGAGCTTGTTGCGGAGCCATCAGACAGCCCTGCTCCTCCACTACCACAACAATACGGAGTTGAGTTCTCTGAAGACGAGTACGCAGGCGTGCCAACATATCTCCTCGATGAGGTATACACGGAAAACGGACTGGAGACTCTTGTGTTGGGAGATGGCACAACTGTCTTCTGCAAGATGCTACAATCTATAATTGCAGATTCGCATAAAAGAGAACTACGCTCATACAGAAAAATGCACGCTGCAAAATTTGACGACGCAGTGCGAGTTCCGCAGCTGTTAGGCCTGCTAaaagacaacaagaataCAGTCTATGGGTTCCTTCTATCCAAGCCCGAGAACGAGATGGCCAGTCTTGCCAACAGGCTTGGGCGATCACCTCCGCCGGATCTTCGTAAGAAATGGGACGAGCAGATTACTACAACACTGGAGGCACTGCACGCTGCTGGAATTTCTTGGGGGGATGCCAAACCACATAATGTCATAATTGACGCTGATGACGATGCATATCTCGTGGAGTTTGGGAACGTCGAGTTTACGGACTGGGTGCCGAGTGAATTCGCTGGCACGCCGGAAGGGGACCTTGTTGGGCTGCAGAGGATGAAGGTTGTGCTTCATTATTATGGGGAGGATATGTATGGAGATGGGACGGTGAATATAGAGGATCATGGGGAATGTTTCTTTGAGTGA